In one Chitinophaga sancti genomic region, the following are encoded:
- a CDS encoding glycoside hydrolase family 3 protein has product MIKGIITLSLLLGVMYVQGQNYLTIANPKGPALGYASSSGVKILHIGKLYFKDLNKNGKLDKYEDWRLPVEERAKDLVSKMTVEQMAGLMLYSLHQAIPSHEGGFAAGTYNGQPFSKSGEAPSAISDQQKQFLQSDNLRHILITTVASPAVAAAWNNNVQAYVEGLPLGIPVNNSSDPRHVVQANAEFNAGAGGEISQWPDGLGMAATFDPGIVKQFGSIAAREYRALGITTALSPQVDLATEPRWYRLISTFGESPVLSADMARAYIDGFQTSVGGDEIKDGWGWTSVNAMVKHWPGGGPEEGGRDAHFAYGKYAVYPGKNFAAHTSPFVDGALKLGGKTKAAAAVMPYYTISYGIDPKGVGNGYSKYLLTDLLRGQYHYDGVICTDWMITGNEGAAPDVFEGKPWGMETKTVDERHYQALMAGVDQFGGNNDMKPVMAAYQMGVKEHGEAFMKERFQRSAVRLLKNIFRVGLFENPYLDSEKSKALVGNPEFMKAGFEAQLKSVVLLKNHGNVLPVTGRKTVYIPKIYYPMSKNWWGMATLPHFDYPVDTNTIKKYYNITNAPEKADFAIVFVASPVSGDNGYSAEDRKAGGNGYKPITLQYGMYKAVEAREQSIAAGDPVVAPAVKNRSYKNKEVMANNFMDLQTILDTRSVMNGKPVIVAVNVGKPMVFGEFEKRVDGLLVHFGVSTGALMEIISGKTAPSGLLPLQMPKDMATVEKQNEDVPYDMDCYEDADGHSYDFGYGLDWKGVIRDARNERYHK; this is encoded by the coding sequence GGGAATTATCACGTTATCACTTTTACTGGGAGTGATGTATGTACAAGGCCAAAATTACCTGACCATTGCGAACCCGAAAGGCCCTGCATTAGGTTATGCCAGCAGTTCGGGCGTAAAGATCCTGCACATCGGGAAATTGTATTTTAAAGACTTAAACAAGAACGGGAAACTGGATAAATATGAGGACTGGCGCCTGCCTGTCGAAGAGCGGGCAAAAGACCTGGTATCGAAGATGACGGTAGAGCAAATGGCGGGTCTGATGTTGTATAGTCTTCACCAGGCCATTCCTTCTCATGAGGGAGGTTTTGCCGCCGGCACGTATAACGGGCAGCCATTCAGCAAGAGTGGGGAGGCACCTTCAGCTATCAGCGACCAGCAGAAACAGTTCCTGCAATCTGATAATCTCCGGCATATATTAATTACAACAGTTGCGAGTCCGGCAGTAGCGGCAGCATGGAACAATAACGTGCAGGCCTATGTGGAAGGATTGCCTTTGGGTATCCCGGTAAATAACAGTTCTGATCCCAGGCATGTGGTGCAGGCCAATGCTGAGTTCAATGCAGGGGCAGGAGGTGAAATCTCTCAATGGCCTGATGGACTGGGGATGGCAGCGACTTTTGATCCGGGTATCGTAAAACAATTTGGGAGCATTGCCGCCAGGGAATACAGGGCTTTGGGAATAACAACGGCCTTGTCTCCGCAAGTGGACCTTGCCACAGAACCCAGGTGGTATAGGCTAATCTCAACATTCGGGGAAAGTCCGGTGTTGTCTGCAGACATGGCACGGGCCTACATAGATGGATTCCAGACATCTGTGGGTGGAGATGAAATTAAAGATGGCTGGGGATGGACCAGTGTCAACGCCATGGTGAAACACTGGCCTGGCGGCGGTCCGGAAGAAGGTGGCAGGGATGCGCACTTTGCATATGGGAAGTATGCAGTATACCCGGGAAAGAATTTTGCGGCACATACCTCACCTTTTGTGGATGGTGCTTTAAAACTGGGGGGTAAAACAAAAGCAGCGGCGGCGGTGATGCCTTATTATACGATCTCTTATGGCATTGATCCCAAAGGCGTGGGTAACGGGTATAGTAAATACCTGCTTACGGACCTGCTCAGGGGCCAGTATCATTATGATGGGGTAATATGTACAGACTGGATGATTACGGGGAATGAAGGGGCTGCGCCGGATGTATTTGAGGGAAAGCCATGGGGCATGGAGACAAAGACGGTGGATGAAAGGCATTACCAGGCATTGATGGCAGGTGTGGATCAGTTTGGAGGGAATAATGATATGAAACCGGTGATGGCTGCTTACCAGATGGGCGTAAAAGAACATGGGGAGGCATTTATGAAAGAGCGGTTTCAGCGTTCAGCCGTGCGCTTACTGAAGAATATCTTCAGGGTAGGATTGTTTGAAAACCCCTACCTGGATAGTGAAAAAAGTAAGGCGCTTGTTGGCAACCCGGAATTTATGAAAGCGGGTTTTGAGGCGCAGCTGAAATCAGTCGTGCTGCTGAAGAATCATGGGAATGTGTTGCCTGTAACAGGCAGGAAAACGGTGTATATTCCGAAGATCTATTACCCGATGTCGAAGAATTGGTGGGGAATGGCCACTTTGCCACATTTCGATTACCCAGTGGATACCAATACGATCAAAAAGTACTACAACATCACGAATGCACCTGAGAAAGCAGATTTTGCCATCGTGTTTGTGGCCAGCCCGGTGAGTGGCGATAATGGATATAGTGCGGAAGACAGGAAAGCAGGTGGGAATGGCTACAAGCCTATCACCCTGCAATACGGTATGTACAAGGCTGTGGAAGCACGGGAACAGAGTATTGCCGCGGGAGACCCGGTAGTAGCGCCGGCAGTGAAGAACAGGTCTTATAAAAACAAGGAGGTGATGGCCAATAATTTTATGGATCTGCAAACGATATTGGATACCCGGTCTGTGATGAATGGGAAACCTGTGATAGTGGCAGTTAATGTAGGTAAGCCGATGGTGTTTGGGGAGTTTGAGAAACGGGTGGATGGATTGCTGGTGCATTTTGGGGTGTCTACGGGTGCATTGATGGAGATTATTTCAGGGAAGACGGCGCCTTCTGGTTTATTGCCATTGCAGATGCCGAAGGATATGGCGACGGTGGAGAAACAAAATGAGGATGTTCCGTATGATATGGATTGTTATGAGGATGCGGATGGGCATAGTTATGATTTTGGGTATGGACTGGATTGGAAAGGGGTGATAAGGGATGCGAGGAATGAGCGATATCATAAATAA